The genomic stretch ACGACTATTAGatcattttcacatttaatttgGTCCCTAACtattaactttttcatatttggtACCACGATTTTTAAAATCATGCCACATTTGGTCATACGGCTAATTTTCGGTTATTGGTGAccaaatttttttatcaaaaaatatCATGGAAAATGACAACTTTGTTCATCAAGATAAGTCACTTGATTATTATACAGTCATGTTCAATAACATAGAGAAACAAATTTGGTTATCGTTGACAGGAAATTGGTTGGAGGATCAAATAATGTggcaatattttaaaattcatgggaccaaatgtgaaaaaattaatagtcgGAGGCCAAATATGAAAATGATTCAATAGTCATGAGGccaaatatggaaaaaaaaagttgaggaTTAAATGTGGAAATGATCCAATAGTCgaccaaaaatgaaagaaaaaaaaaaactcaaatgcAAATGTATCATTTTTCTTAACATTTCAACATATAATTCATGCTAAAATCTGAgaccaaatataaaaataatccaATAGTCATGAgaccaaatataaaaaattaatagtcggggaaccaaaaatgaaaagagagagagagggggaaaAAACTCAAATACAAATGTATCATTTTTCTTAACATTTCAACATATAATTCGTGCTAAAATCTAACATATATTCTATacattctttaaaaaatttagccTAAAAATCAATGCCATAGTAGATGTCAAATCTAACATTTACTTGAAACAATGAACAAATGTTGAAGTGCATTGAATATAGGTTGTACCGTGTACGAGCAGGTAGGCAGCAAAAAAATTCACGTGAGTGCGGGAAATGACAATCGAAGACTCCATAAGCCATGTAAGTTTGTTACTTCAAAATGGAATTTTATTTCAGTCTGCATAATCGCTCTGTGTGAGTTTGTCAGTTAATTAAAACTAGCAAAATCGAAAAGGGAAGCCCATACGTTAATCACTGTGTATGTTAAGCGCGTCAATCTTCCCCCATAGTTCTCCCTTTCCAAACATAGTTAAGCATAGTGAAAAGTACTgtgatttatattttaaaaaatgattccACAGTTGACAAGTAAATAATCTATATTTGAATTAGTATGTGATACAATGGTATTCAATTGTGATGTGTTTTTAAATTCAaccaattattataaaaattataagaaaaaaatttcaaattagtcaccgaactacacacaaaagtgcaattaaatcattaaattcaaaaaagttcaattaggtcactgaattgtccaaaattatacaatttgaCAGAATTTGACATGTTCTTCGAGTCATCGCTAACGTGGTAGTcatcatataaaaattatttttaaaatttattttaataatgttaaataaaataaaattatattttttttaaaaaaaaagaggaaaaaccCACCCACCCTCCCAGCCTTCATCGCCGGCAGAGATGAAGAAAGCTCTTCGTCTCGAGGCCGGAGATGAAGAAAACTCAACCCCATCCAAAGCACTCTTAATTAATCTAACCCGTCAAAATGGTGAACATAGTCAAAGAGTAACAGTCAGGAGTAGAAAATAGGTGGAACGATTGCAAGAGCTCATGCACTTATTAGAACGCATGACAACTACTATGGAGTCATGACATTTATTGAGGGGAGCTGTTGTACTTATTAAGAAGTTGTTTCTATATTATGTAACTGTTATATGTTATGTAGTATAAAAGTCAAACCCCTGTGACAGTAGGGGCACACGTTCAAAACTTTGTACTCAAACTCTATATATGTAAGACAACTCTCAAAATTATTTCCAAATATACTCCagtaacattattaccgtcaccaACGAAGTATAACAATTTAACAAGCCTGTAAAGTGTAAATgataatcatgtaatgtgtgaaagAAATcctataaaaatgaaacataaaAGCGCCAAGTGTTGACAAAATTGCCTAACAACCAACAAAACCACCAATGCCACCAAGGCCGAACCCCCATTTTGAGCAAATAGGTAGCTCTCAACGCACTTGAAATTCCTTTACTGATGGCCATGATGGCCATTTGTACTGCATTAAGATACTACTTAATCACTAGTGTTAACATAAAGAAACTGCCTTGACTGGCGGAGGAGATTCGCCAGGTCACAACGGGTTCGAGCGCCGCCGACACGTCGGCACCACCCCCACCGTGCGGGGGTAGTACGTGGAGGGAGGGAGTGTAAAGAGTAatagaagaggatgaagaagtgGTAGGTAATGGAGGTGTGGCCATGAAAGCATGGGCATGGGGACTTGGACACGTAGGGGATTAAAGGGTGAATGAAAGCCACAAACCTAATAGCAAAAATATGGGGTCCAGACCTTATAAAAGGGACACTCtactagggatgacaatttgCCCCGTCCCCGACGGAGATCCCGGATCCCCGCTCCGACGAGAACGGGAATGTGGATAATTTTCGGGGAACGGGGAAGGGGACGGAGAATGTATGTAATTCTCCGTCGGGGACGgggccccgtccccgaataattattataaaaaaaataaaaaaataaatataaatataaataaataaataaataaatatatatatatatatatataaacgtaaTGCCAATACTGTACTGCCAGTACTGTGGCATTacgtttttatatatttacatactttataatgtttatatatctataatatataaatatatatttataatatatatatatatatatatatatatatatatatatatatatatatatatatatatNNNNNNNNNNNNNNNNNNNNNNNNNNNNNNNNNNNNNNNNNNNNNNNNNNNNNNNNNNNNNNNNNNNNNNNNNNNNNNNNNNNNNNNNNNNNNNNNNNNNNNNNNNNNNNNNNNNNNNNNNNNNNNNNNNNNNNNNNNNNNNNNNNNNNNNNNNNNNNNNNNNNNNNNNNNNNNNNNNNNNNNNNNNNNNNNNNNNNNNNNNNNNNNNNNNNNNNNNNNNNNNNNNNNNNNNNNNNNNNNNNNNNNNNNNNNNNNNNNNNNNNNNNNNNNNNNNNNNNNNNNNNNNNNNNNNNNNNNNNNNNNNNNNNNNNNNNNNNNNNNNNNNNNNNNNNNNNNNNNNNNNNNNNNNNNNNNNNNNNNNNNNNNNNNNNNNNNNNNNNNNNNNNNNNNNNNNNNNNNNNNNNNNNNNNNNNNNNNNNNNNNNNNNNNNNNNNNNNNNNNNNNNNNNNNNNNNNNNNNNNNNNNNNNNNNNNNNNNNNNNNNNNNNNNNNNNNNNNNNNNNNNNNNNNNNNNNNNNNNNNNNNNNNNNNNNNNNNNNNNNNNNNNNNNNNNNNNNNNNNNNNNNNNNNNNNNNNNNNNNNNNNNNNNNNNNNNNNNNNNNNNNNNNNNNNNNNNNNNNNGGGGATTAAAGGGTGAATGAAAGCCACAAACCTAATAGCAAAAATATGGGGTCCAGACCTTATAAAAGGGACACTCtactagggatgacaatttgCCCCGTCCCCGACGGAGATCCCGGATCCCCGCTCCGACGAGAACGGGAATGTGGATAATTTTCGGGGAACGGGGAAGGGGACGGAGAATGTATGTAATTCTCCGTCGGGGACGgggccccgtccccgaataattattataaaaaaaataaaaaaataaatataaatataaataaataaataaataaatatatatatatatatatataaacgtaaTGCCAATACTGTACTGCCAGTACTGTGGCATTacgtttttatatatttacatactttataatgtttatatatctataatatataaatatatatttataatatatatatatatatatatatatatatatatatatatatatatatatatatatatattaatttttaaaattagaacTACACTAATTTATTAAGATTTTGACTAAGAATTGACCGGGGACGGAGAATTCCCGTCATCGCCTAATTTTCCGTGGGGACTATTTTCCATTCCCCGTAGgggtttcggggacggggagtgTCCCTTCTAAACCTCATTAGTTTATTCACTACAACATACCTAGCTTGGACGCTTGGTGGTGTCTTGACTGTCTTCTATGCATTTTCAACCCATTGACCTATATTCGATTCCTATTGAGTCCAGTACTAATTCTATCTCATTACTtgagttttattatttattattcatttatttattgggCCATCATACATACTCTTTTGGGCATAGGTCccgagtattattattattattattattattattattattattttctactccccattttgtatattttcaccCGGTTTATGATGAACCTGAGTCTCATAAAATTAACCATCACAACCGAAcattagaaattaattttttgaatttctaaatggattggaaacccgaaaaatgactttaggaaatcaattttttttccagtATTTGGCTACCAAAgacaaataaattcaacgaaaaatatttattctgcTCAAAGGAAAAACGACTCATTTTAGaagaatttttcttttgaaatttttactcaaaatacATTTTTCCGAATTCCTGTCTCATACTTCTTATCTCTTTGAGTAATGTCAAATGAATAGGTTGGCTCGTTATTATTTGAACTTGATTAGGCTAATTCGATTAAAATATGGTCATAATGGGGGCATGACCTGGCCCACAAcattaacaattatttttttttctcaaatttatttattttgtttagagTTATTACTTCTATTGTCTaattttatctgtcatatttACTGTTCATTACtccattggtcaaatcaactttttcttctatgtttaatttctttagtatttttacttatttttaaatttattttttggatgtttaatagtacttttagtgtggtttctaaatatataaattttgtatactaatactaaacttaatattatgaaacattaaattaaaaataatttcagtcaagtctcgttaactgaACGAGATACATAAAATGGGCTGAAGGGAGTATTTATCAATACACAACTAAAATATGTGTCAAGTTAAGCCGAACGAAATAATAAAATCTTGACTCGGCCTAtaaccaattaaattttaaactaaaGTTTGTTTCTCAATTTCTTCAATTCAAAGTTATAACATTTTACCAATATCTGATTAAATAtgattttctatatatatataaaaaaaatgattcaaACCAGGCccaatcaaataataaaaatcttagCATAGCCCAATTTGGCCCATAGCCTAAAGAATTtgtaaaaagtaattttttcttaaatttatttttgtttagagttattatatttatcaatttatgtatttatttttattataataaattgtaagttaaaatttatttatttacatttacatcttTTTATTATAGTTATTGATTatctatataaattttttaatataaacaaTAGTAATCATTaacatcattaaaataaacaatatttataagaaataattttatcatatatttttattatttatatatagataataaatcaaataacaaaaaaCTACAGTTTTATGACTttcaattaaacattaaaaataaaaaaaaatattattaaaaattaaacatttcaaacaaaaaaaaaactatctttttcaaatttctaaatGAATCATAAGTGAATGACATATATGCAATAATTATACTATAAATCATGATCTACCTTGTAAGATTGATCACTAAATAaggtaaatttttattatactaaagttacattttaatacactaaatgctaatttttaaaggtatattatttgagtagtACTGAAGGTATGACAAATAATTTATCTTCATTGTATAAATAATTGAGGTAAATCCAATTCTTTAAACTAATTTGTcataaaaataagtttaaaCCTCAAATCTAacaagttattttttttttggatactaTTGAAggccaacaaagtcaacattgccccttgaagctcgaactcatgacttctcacttgggagaatcacttcatacCGCTGGACCACAAGACCTTTAGCTCTAACAGTCCTTTAATATCCCTTATTTTAGAGAATTCTTAAGAGGAGGTAAGTTGTAGAATGTGTTTATGAATGCTTGTTTATTTCTTAGGATTTTACCTGAGTTGAAATCTGGATATTTGTTGACCACACTATACCACTGAGCTATGATAGAGATGGTCAGAAGGAGGATCATATAGTATTGCACAGACGTGGATAACGTTATATTCCTTgtatgattttgtttttggtaCACCGTGCACCGTTAAGTTACAAAGATTAGTGCTCCGTTTCCCAGTTTCATGTGGCGATGGCGGGTGCGACTATGCTCCACTCATCGTCTCAATCTCTTCTTCCCTCGCTGGCTCGTCGCTATTCTCTGCTCTTCGATAGCTGTTTCCATTTCCGCCGCCTCATGTCAACTGGCCGCCTCTTCCATTCCATAAACCCTAATAAACCTTCACCGCTAGCCGTTCGAGCGCAGGCTAGGCGAAGCTTATCTTCGAATAAAGTCAAGGATGAACTTGCATCTCGTAAAAACCTATTTTTTTCTACTTCTTCGAAAATTTTAACGCCCAACTTTAGTTCTATTGactgattatttatttatttatttattgttaatttgtgGTTAGCTGCCGATTTGTGTTTTGAGGGACCTCTGAAAATTATAGTATATCCGGATCCTATACTTAGAGCAAAGAATAAAAGAATTGGCACGTTTGATGATAATTTGAAGAAGCTAGTAGATGAAATGTTCGATGTAATGTATAGGTGAGTTTTGTGGCCTTCCTAATCAATCTGGAGTTAGCAAGATTGTTAGGCTGAATGTTCATGATTTTGAgtggtttgatttttttttttttttttccctcattGAAAGTTCTCTGTTCATACCCTATTTTGCAGAACTGATGGCATTGGGCTGTCAGCACCCCAGGTTGGAATTAATGTTCAGCTTATGGTATTTAATCCTGTTGGTGAGCGGGGTGAAGGAGAGGAAATTGTTCTTGTAAATCCACGGGTCACCAGATATTCCAGAAAGATGCTGCCATATAATGAAGGTTGCTTATCTTTTCCTGGGATTTATGCTGATGTAGAGGTATTAATTCAATTATCTATACCAGTGGTTTTCTAATCTTTCCTACTATTGACCTTAGACTCATTACTGGTTGGATGCATGATgattattcattttctttcctcATTCTCTTATTAGTAAGCTCAGAAAGAGTTCAATTTTAAGCTGCTTGCATGAAAGGATGGAGCTTCTCTTGCTTGGAACATGAACTTCTGTGTCATATGTAGCAATCACATGCATGTGCATTTTTCCCTCTTGTAACAATCTTTCTGGAAAGAAAAATAGGTCAACAGAATAAAATCAAGTACCTTGTTAGTGTTCCCTATGGAAATTGGGTATTTTTCATTACATTAGGGTCTAGCTTCATGTCAAAAAAATTCAACAGACCTCCATGTATGTTCTGTATCTTACAGTCTTGGGTTTATTTGACACTtacattttgttatttatgtCTCACTTGCTCCTTATTACCTGGTGGGTATAGTATTTTTAACCTGTGCTCCCTATGGAAATTGGCTATTTTTCATTACATTAGTGTCTAGCTTCATGTCTGGAACATGCAATATGACTCCTTGTATGCTCTTTATCCTACACTCTAGGGTTTATCTGGCACTTACATTTTGTCAGATGAAGGatgttctttcaatttaattttctttgaaTTTGTCTCCTTGCTCCTGATTACCTGGTAGGTATATTGCTTTCAACCTTTCAATGActgcttaattgtttaatgtctaattttccaagcataggaattattttttatatatcagAGGGGATAGGATGGATTCAAACTCTAGAAAAGGATTTAGCTTACCAAGCTAAAGCTTATATCCCTTGAATAATTGCAAATAGCTAGTATGAATCTGCCCATAAGCTGCTTCAACACTAGATTCATGAACTTGCTGAATGTACTTAAATGTTCTTTGTTAAAGTGAATTTTGACAGACTGGTTATCCATATTTTCAATTCCAGAGACCAGATTCTGTGAAGGTAGATGCACAGGACATAAATGGGGCTAGGTTTACAGTTGGATTGACAAGGCTTCCTGCACGGGTCTTCCAGCATGAATATGATCATTTGCAGGTGCTTCTTTAGGAAGTTTGCTATATTATTGTTTCAACTGATATTTCTCAAACTTAGGCTCAATTTGGATGAGCTTATTTTCATCTTATTTGGGCTAACCTACTACTGTAAGGACATAGATTTCTTTGCTACTGTGTTTGGATATGCTTACAAAAAGAGTGTGGGGATTTCAAAACGCTGTTTTGAGCTTATTTCTATAAGCTATATTTCAAGTATCTTTAAACAAAAAGCTGAAAAACATTTTTACATAAGTCAGTTGAAATGATGAACTTATTTAAGCTCTGTTTCTAATTTAGATGCACAAAGAcatattccttttatattttttttgggcaATGAGGGAAACCTATAGCCATTACCTGAAGGTGTGCATTGGATAAACCCCACTCTTGTGTGTAATAGCTTGCAAACCACACAGGAGAGGCAAATCGCACTGGGAAGACCCTGTGTGACGGGCTTGACCGAGAGGGTGTTggcaagaataaaatgtgtgaCCTTTTGGTACTAGAATCATGCTCCACCCACTTGTTCACCCCTTTCGGGGCCAAAGACATATTCCTTGAATGTAGGGTTAGGTGATTGTTTAAGTTGTTTTTATGATTTCTAAAGTGTTTTTCTCTTCTTCTAACACTAGTACACTTTGCAGGCTAAAACATCATATTTAGATTGCCATGACTACCCTTGACTATGTACTATTAATGATTGTGCAGGGAATTCTTTTCTTTGACCGAATGTCTGATGAAGTCCTAGACACTGTGCGGGAAGATTTAGAGGTTGGTACACAAATTATACAGTTATCTATtcttttacattttatattgtattttgatgTTCTTGAAACTTGAATGTGACATCAATACAAGATTTTATCAAGTCTATTGAAGTTTTGTAAATTAGTTTGCTTATCATTGTTTCTGGTGTTACCAGGCTTTGGAAAAGAAATATGAGGACAGCACTGGGCTGCCAAGCCCTGAAAGGATAAATACCCGCAAAAGAAGGCAGGCTGGTGCTGGATTTGGAAAATCATGAAGAACACTGGAACTTGTGAGTTGCTGCAGTTTTGGAATATTAGAGAGTTTTCTTTTCTTGTCTAGAATCCCTAGGTTTTATATTTTACCAACATGTGAaacttttactttttatatatcAAGGTAACATTATTGGGCGAAGTACACATTTTAATACAAGTGTTTGCGCACTTTGTGAGCTATTGGTTCATTATAcccttattaatttttattgctctatgatgttttttcttttatgaGTCATTGATACTCAGATTGGAAATATTTTGTCTGATATATTgctgtaataataataattcccttattgtgacatgatctgGAAAGACAATTGTTAAGTTTGCAACATTTGGTGTTTTACTTATATGACTGCAATGTATTCTCTCTCTTGGGATAGTCCATTGATAGCATTTCAACATGGAgtaataatttctttaaaatattgCCATATTGGTATAGTCTTCTTGAAGGGGAAGTCGTTCACCTTCTCTCTCATTTATGTTGTAATAATCTATTTGTCTACCTCGTTGAACCTGCTGAGTTCAAAATAGCAGGCTCTTTTTTTGTCCAGTTATTCTTTGTTTGTATCTGTCTCAAGTAATGCAGCACCATCACTTGTTGTTTAGTTTTTTCCAAATGGAACTTGCTGCGGTCGCAATCCTGCTGCTGTAAGTTGTCATTGATTACCTAAGCTCATCTCTGGTGACTTGATATAATAATTGTTCACATGCACATAAACTCTTACCTCTGTAAAGTGTAAAGGGGATTAAACAATTCTGTCATACATATCGTAGCTATTATTTGCCATATTTTCAAGTGGATATTCTCACTATTTGTGTAATCTAACTTTAAGGAGGGCTTTGGTTCAGTATACACTGAATTTTCTTTGTCAAAACATCTCTGACAAGAATGCGATATACCAACCATTTAAgaatatatagaaatataaatttcatatttttacaCTGGTAGTGACTGCTATAATTTATATGCCTTAGGATATATAGGAgaatgttttattttctttgtcaaCAAGAATCAACAATCTTCTTTGGTTGCGTGGTTGTCCTTAAACAATCTATTCTTGGTGTAGTGCTTGTTTTCAGTTCTCCATAAGTTTCCCAGCAGAATGGATCATAAACTTCCTTTCCTGGTAATGGCTTCAGCTCTACCGTTGCCAATGTTACACCTGTGCAGGGCAAGGAGTCACTACAAGCAAAATGGACGGGTTTTGACGTATATGTTCCTTTTATGGACTGGTACGATATATCTGCTACTGCTACTGCTGATGTTTGGTTATGGCATTTGCCTCCATCACAATAAAATTGATCAATCATGATAGGTGTCTCAACTCCATAAACTTGAATATTAGAGAACATGATACCTTGGACCATGCCTGATCCACCCTGTGGTTTATTACAACAACAATCAGTATCTTAAGAGAGATTTAATGTGATTGACAGATACTAATAGGTTGGAAGAGACTTAGAggatttaaattaaaagaagtTTGTTGTACCTGCCATGTCTTTATTCTTACACCAGTCATTGTATTTTGCAGTATGGAGTCACTGACAGTGATGTTTGAAACACAGGCTTTAGTGTCACCCTTGCCAAGCCCTCCTATGCTAAT from Ipomoea triloba cultivar NCNSP0323 chromosome 12, ASM357664v1 encodes the following:
- the LOC115998327 gene encoding peptide deformylase 1B, chloroplastic, which produces MAGATMLHSSSQSLLPSLARRYSLLFDSCFHFRRLMSTGRLFHSINPNKPSPLAVRAQARRSLSSNKVKDELASPADLCFEGPLKIIVYPDPILRAKNKRIGTFDDNLKKLVDEMFDVMYRTDGIGLSAPQVGINVQLMVFNPVGERGEGEEIVLVNPRVTRYSRKMLPYNEGCLSFPGIYADVERPDSVKVDAQDINGARFTVGLTRLPARVFQHEYDHLQGILFFDRMSDEVLDTVREDLEALEKKYEDSTGLPSPERINTRKRRQAGAGFGKS